One genomic region from Colletes latitarsis isolate SP2378_abdomen chromosome 10, iyColLati1, whole genome shotgun sequence encodes:
- the Brd8 gene encoding bromodomain containing 8 isoform X1, whose protein sequence is MTSVQDRLKLKRSYDNWSIREQLCLASSVLKSGDQNWMSVSRSLKAFVEKETLRPPDWFSQKSCAIQYAHLLENADTPKRKKRESGETTGESIVRKLTQERIAELGQILTYQRDEYQQLKAEINMLKSGSIAEDKLQKMWLTIDQEEREQEQKVRAHSAWLAKRQQKQELSSPQGASALNQRKPTENTVEIQETAETVDEDEKKRKGGRSPLLTSLLKSPSPTTQIQTLTTTAQGSSPTITSLLGSSPKVPNSQLTQNVSPQLHQLVSSAISNIAPERPSVGAPTLSMLLEMPANAQRGPLPNLQSTPTIVSQQTMSTEIHTLQPQPIHQVTIQNETSVPTQPLTINTPNIPVTESMVQIIDNIDDVIRKDIMADVIDKDEINEIIGDIEELIKEEITGSPQTLDTAATTTINTLTVPQIQEIPVVTERPEPRDVDEVVSLSDSPESEMAIEEIDSSTSNIAEIIGTVAIEPQEPKVIVAEISEAITNTSEEAKSEESTNHEKVMLNDELVPELETHDDENGKDVPLEEKQMIDEFDTMDSTSNVEIEETDTKMSTKELMDDIVEDELIEEEEEETEVIIPEAKESPNDKLQREPSEELENKDSMELDQLEMHLAKITGEQQDIPSAEVVSVTSEITNDLPSTEDTEKSQDISLILEDDESTHSLDDTKKITEEHIIENTIESTESIESFKEEPVILIKEKTIMEVSEESPEKPQEEQTEETLEIYTDEFKKEDTKDSSEDTASSILQDIEIKEEEIEETAIIEDSTQLVSPEEVENLKQESMEPVKSEIDIIKKEEHSFEESKMEEMSQMRLENTLLSEVKKEEIPIKEDQKNVDNEHVKKETESMISVGEDTVELDEEESSLSKLSGGRAMKTYSKKQNASIDSEPENEGTGEGADYRAWKKAVMLVYNRLATHKYASVFLRPITEDQAPGYHSVIFRPMDLSTIKKNIDNGTIRSTMHFQRDVMLMFQNAIMYNKHDTFIYKMAISMQEECLQHMQILVQVTGEGTLRRETRTAASSSSDASESSIKRKRSHITPSPHDTDSPRSKKRRKSEND, encoded by the exons ATGACATCGGTACAAGACA gattaaaattaaaacgatCTTACGACAATTGGAGTATACGCGAACAACTATGTTTAGCATCCAGTGTATTGAAATCAGGCGATCAAAATTGGATGAGCGTATCACGATCTTTGAAAGCATTTGTTGAAAAAGAAACATTAAGGCCACCAGATTGGTTTTCTCAAAAATCATGTGCTATTCAATATGCTCATCTATTGGAAAATGCAGATACtccaaagagaaaaaaaagagaaagtggAGAAACAACAGGTGAATCCATAGTTAGAAAACTAACGCAAGAAAGAATAGCTGAATTAGGTCAAATTTTAACTTATCAAAGGGACGAATATCAACAGTTAAAAGCTgaaataaatatgttaaaatctGGATCGATAGCAGAGGATAAGTTACAAAAGATGTGGCTCACAATTGATCAAGAGGAGCGAGAACAGGAACAGAAAGTTAGAGCACATTCTGCGTGGCTGGCAAAACGTCAACAGAAGCAAGAATTAAGTTCTCCGCAAGGAGCATCCGCTTTAAATCAACGCAAACCTACAGAGAATACAGTAGAAATTCAAGAAACAGCAGAAACTGTGGAtgaagatgaaaaaaaaagaaaaggcgGAAGGTCGCCATTGTTGACAAGTTTATTGAAATCTCCAAGTCCGACAACACAAATTCAAACATTAACTACTACGGCACAAGGGAGTTCTCCTACAATTACAAGTCTGCTTGGCTCTAGCCCTAAAGTACCAAACTCTCAATTAACACAAAATGTGTCGCCGCAGTTGCATCAATTGGTTTCTTCTGCAATTTCAAATATAGCACCAGAACGACCATCGGTCGGTGCACCGACGTTATCTATGTTATTAGAGATGCCTGCTAATGCACAACGAGGCCCTTTACCAAATTTACAATCAACTCCAACCATTGTTTCTCAACAAACTATGTCTACCGAAATTCATACGCTTCAACCGCAGCCTATTCATCAAGTGACAATTCAAAATGAAACATCCGTACCTACACAACCACTTACGATTAATACGCCAAATATTCCAGTGACAGAAAGCATGGTACAAATAATAGACAATATAGACGATGTGATACGTAAAGATATAATGGCAGATGTAATAGACAAAGATGAAATTAACGAAATTATCGGAGATATAGAAGAATTAATAAAGGAGGAAATAACTGGGAGTCCCCAAACACTAGATACAGCTGCTACTACAACAATTAATACTCTTACTGTACCGCAGATTCAAGAAATACCGGTAGTCACGGAACGACCAGAGCCCAGAGACGTAGACGAAGTTGTATCGCTCTCTGATTCGCCGGAAAGCGAAATGGCTATTGAAGAAATAGACTCCAGCACATCAAATATCGCAGAAATCATAGGAACGGTTGCTATAGAACCACAAGAGCCCAAAGTTATTGTGGCTGAGATATCTGAAGCTATAACGAATACATCTGAAGAAGCAAAGTCTGAAGAAAGTACAAACCACGAGAAAGTAATGTTAAACGATGAACTTGTTCCTGAATTAGAAACTCACGATGATGAAAACGGTAAAGATGTACCGTTAGAAGAGAAACAAATGATCGATGAATTCGATACTATGGATTCTACTTCAAATGTGGAAATTGAAGAGACAGATACAAAAATGTCGACGAAAGAACTTATGGATGATATTGTGGAAGATGAATTaatagaagaagaagaagaagagacaGAAGTGATTATACCAGAAGCTAAAGAATCACCCAATGATAAATTACAAAGGGAACCCTCGGAAGAGTTGGAAAATAAAGACAGTATGGAATTAGACCAACTAGAGATGCATCTTGCTAAAATTACTGGCGAACAACAAGACATTCCATCGGCAGAAGTGGTTAGCGTGACTTCTGAAATAACGAACGATCTTCCTAGTACCGAGGATACCGAAAAATCACAGGATATTAGTTTAATCTTGGAAGATGATGAAAGTACACATAGTTTAGATGATACAAAGAAAATAACGGAAGAGCACATCATAGAGAATACAATTGAAAGTACAGAATCTATTGAATCATTTAAAGAGGAACCCGTGAttctaataaaagaaaaaactataatggaagtaagcgaagaatcgcCGGAGAAACCTCAAGAAGAACAAACAGAAGAAACTTTAGAAATTTATACGGatgaattcaagaaagaagacACTAAAGATTCTTCCGAAGATACGGCAAGCTCTATTCTACAAGACATAGaaattaaagaagaagaaaTAGAGGAGACAGCAATTATAGAAGATTCTACTCAGTTGGTATCTCCAGAGGAAGTTGAAAATTTAAAACAAGAATCTATGGAACCTGTAAAATCTGAAATcgatattattaaaaaagaagAACATTCATTTGAAGAGTCAAAAATGGAAGAAATGTCTCAAATGCGATTAGAAAATACTCTTTTATCGGAAGTAAAAAAGGAGGAAATCCCTATAAAGGAAGATCAAAAAAATGTGGATAATGAACATGTAAAAAAGGAAACAGAATCAATGATAAGTGTTGGGGAAGATACTGTCGAATTGGACGAAGAAGAATCGTCGCTAAGCAAATTAAGCGGAGGACGTGCTATGAAAACATATTCGAAAAAGCAAAATGCTTCTATTGATAGTGAACCTGAAAACGAAGGTACTGGAGAAGGTGCAGATTACAGAGCATGGAAAAAAGCAGTCATGTTAGTTTATAATCGCCTTGCTACGCATAAATATGCATCTGTATTCCTGAGACCTATTACAGAAGATCAAGCGCCTGGATACCATTCGGTCATCTTTAGACCAATGGACTTatcgactattaaaaaaaatatagataaTGGAACTATCAGATCTACAATGCATTTTCAACGTGATGTTAtgctaatgtttcaaaatgccatTATGTACAATAAACATGatacatttatttataaaatggcAATTTCAATGCAAGAAGAATGTTTACAACATATGCAG ATACTAGTACAAGTCACAGGTGAAGGAACGCTTAGAAGAGAAACAAGAACTGCAGCAAGTAGCAGTAGCGATGCGAGTGAAAGTAGCATAAAGAGAAAACGAAGTCATATTACACCCAGCCCACACGATACTGACAGCCCACGTTCAAAAAAACGTAGAAAATcagaaaatgattaa
- the Brd8 gene encoding bromodomain containing 8 isoform X2 produces MVQNIGLKLKRSYDNWSIREQLCLASSVLKSGDQNWMSVSRSLKAFVEKETLRPPDWFSQKSCAIQYAHLLENADTPKRKKRESGETTGESIVRKLTQERIAELGQILTYQRDEYQQLKAEINMLKSGSIAEDKLQKMWLTIDQEEREQEQKVRAHSAWLAKRQQKQELSSPQGASALNQRKPTENTVEIQETAETVDEDEKKRKGGRSPLLTSLLKSPSPTTQIQTLTTTAQGSSPTITSLLGSSPKVPNSQLTQNVSPQLHQLVSSAISNIAPERPSVGAPTLSMLLEMPANAQRGPLPNLQSTPTIVSQQTMSTEIHTLQPQPIHQVTIQNETSVPTQPLTINTPNIPVTESMVQIIDNIDDVIRKDIMADVIDKDEINEIIGDIEELIKEEITGSPQTLDTAATTTINTLTVPQIQEIPVVTERPEPRDVDEVVSLSDSPESEMAIEEIDSSTSNIAEIIGTVAIEPQEPKVIVAEISEAITNTSEEAKSEESTNHEKVMLNDELVPELETHDDENGKDVPLEEKQMIDEFDTMDSTSNVEIEETDTKMSTKELMDDIVEDELIEEEEEETEVIIPEAKESPNDKLQREPSEELENKDSMELDQLEMHLAKITGEQQDIPSAEVVSVTSEITNDLPSTEDTEKSQDISLILEDDESTHSLDDTKKITEEHIIENTIESTESIESFKEEPVILIKEKTIMEVSEESPEKPQEEQTEETLEIYTDEFKKEDTKDSSEDTASSILQDIEIKEEEIEETAIIEDSTQLVSPEEVENLKQESMEPVKSEIDIIKKEEHSFEESKMEEMSQMRLENTLLSEVKKEEIPIKEDQKNVDNEHVKKETESMISVGEDTVELDEEESSLSKLSGGRAMKTYSKKQNASIDSEPENEGTGEGADYRAWKKAVMLVYNRLATHKYASVFLRPITEDQAPGYHSVIFRPMDLSTIKKNIDNGTIRSTMHFQRDVMLMFQNAIMYNKHDTFIYKMAISMQEECLQHMQILVQVTGEGTLRRETRTAASSSSDASESSIKRKRSHITPSPHDTDSPRSKKRRKSEND; encoded by the exons ATGGTTCAAAACATTG gattaaaattaaaacgatCTTACGACAATTGGAGTATACGCGAACAACTATGTTTAGCATCCAGTGTATTGAAATCAGGCGATCAAAATTGGATGAGCGTATCACGATCTTTGAAAGCATTTGTTGAAAAAGAAACATTAAGGCCACCAGATTGGTTTTCTCAAAAATCATGTGCTATTCAATATGCTCATCTATTGGAAAATGCAGATACtccaaagagaaaaaaaagagaaagtggAGAAACAACAGGTGAATCCATAGTTAGAAAACTAACGCAAGAAAGAATAGCTGAATTAGGTCAAATTTTAACTTATCAAAGGGACGAATATCAACAGTTAAAAGCTgaaataaatatgttaaaatctGGATCGATAGCAGAGGATAAGTTACAAAAGATGTGGCTCACAATTGATCAAGAGGAGCGAGAACAGGAACAGAAAGTTAGAGCACATTCTGCGTGGCTGGCAAAACGTCAACAGAAGCAAGAATTAAGTTCTCCGCAAGGAGCATCCGCTTTAAATCAACGCAAACCTACAGAGAATACAGTAGAAATTCAAGAAACAGCAGAAACTGTGGAtgaagatgaaaaaaaaagaaaaggcgGAAGGTCGCCATTGTTGACAAGTTTATTGAAATCTCCAAGTCCGACAACACAAATTCAAACATTAACTACTACGGCACAAGGGAGTTCTCCTACAATTACAAGTCTGCTTGGCTCTAGCCCTAAAGTACCAAACTCTCAATTAACACAAAATGTGTCGCCGCAGTTGCATCAATTGGTTTCTTCTGCAATTTCAAATATAGCACCAGAACGACCATCGGTCGGTGCACCGACGTTATCTATGTTATTAGAGATGCCTGCTAATGCACAACGAGGCCCTTTACCAAATTTACAATCAACTCCAACCATTGTTTCTCAACAAACTATGTCTACCGAAATTCATACGCTTCAACCGCAGCCTATTCATCAAGTGACAATTCAAAATGAAACATCCGTACCTACACAACCACTTACGATTAATACGCCAAATATTCCAGTGACAGAAAGCATGGTACAAATAATAGACAATATAGACGATGTGATACGTAAAGATATAATGGCAGATGTAATAGACAAAGATGAAATTAACGAAATTATCGGAGATATAGAAGAATTAATAAAGGAGGAAATAACTGGGAGTCCCCAAACACTAGATACAGCTGCTACTACAACAATTAATACTCTTACTGTACCGCAGATTCAAGAAATACCGGTAGTCACGGAACGACCAGAGCCCAGAGACGTAGACGAAGTTGTATCGCTCTCTGATTCGCCGGAAAGCGAAATGGCTATTGAAGAAATAGACTCCAGCACATCAAATATCGCAGAAATCATAGGAACGGTTGCTATAGAACCACAAGAGCCCAAAGTTATTGTGGCTGAGATATCTGAAGCTATAACGAATACATCTGAAGAAGCAAAGTCTGAAGAAAGTACAAACCACGAGAAAGTAATGTTAAACGATGAACTTGTTCCTGAATTAGAAACTCACGATGATGAAAACGGTAAAGATGTACCGTTAGAAGAGAAACAAATGATCGATGAATTCGATACTATGGATTCTACTTCAAATGTGGAAATTGAAGAGACAGATACAAAAATGTCGACGAAAGAACTTATGGATGATATTGTGGAAGATGAATTaatagaagaagaagaagaagagacaGAAGTGATTATACCAGAAGCTAAAGAATCACCCAATGATAAATTACAAAGGGAACCCTCGGAAGAGTTGGAAAATAAAGACAGTATGGAATTAGACCAACTAGAGATGCATCTTGCTAAAATTACTGGCGAACAACAAGACATTCCATCGGCAGAAGTGGTTAGCGTGACTTCTGAAATAACGAACGATCTTCCTAGTACCGAGGATACCGAAAAATCACAGGATATTAGTTTAATCTTGGAAGATGATGAAAGTACACATAGTTTAGATGATACAAAGAAAATAACGGAAGAGCACATCATAGAGAATACAATTGAAAGTACAGAATCTATTGAATCATTTAAAGAGGAACCCGTGAttctaataaaagaaaaaactataatggaagtaagcgaagaatcgcCGGAGAAACCTCAAGAAGAACAAACAGAAGAAACTTTAGAAATTTATACGGatgaattcaagaaagaagacACTAAAGATTCTTCCGAAGATACGGCAAGCTCTATTCTACAAGACATAGaaattaaagaagaagaaaTAGAGGAGACAGCAATTATAGAAGATTCTACTCAGTTGGTATCTCCAGAGGAAGTTGAAAATTTAAAACAAGAATCTATGGAACCTGTAAAATCTGAAATcgatattattaaaaaagaagAACATTCATTTGAAGAGTCAAAAATGGAAGAAATGTCTCAAATGCGATTAGAAAATACTCTTTTATCGGAAGTAAAAAAGGAGGAAATCCCTATAAAGGAAGATCAAAAAAATGTGGATAATGAACATGTAAAAAAGGAAACAGAATCAATGATAAGTGTTGGGGAAGATACTGTCGAATTGGACGAAGAAGAATCGTCGCTAAGCAAATTAAGCGGAGGACGTGCTATGAAAACATATTCGAAAAAGCAAAATGCTTCTATTGATAGTGAACCTGAAAACGAAGGTACTGGAGAAGGTGCAGATTACAGAGCATGGAAAAAAGCAGTCATGTTAGTTTATAATCGCCTTGCTACGCATAAATATGCATCTGTATTCCTGAGACCTATTACAGAAGATCAAGCGCCTGGATACCATTCGGTCATCTTTAGACCAATGGACTTatcgactattaaaaaaaatatagataaTGGAACTATCAGATCTACAATGCATTTTCAACGTGATGTTAtgctaatgtttcaaaatgccatTATGTACAATAAACATGatacatttatttataaaatggcAATTTCAATGCAAGAAGAATGTTTACAACATATGCAG ATACTAGTACAAGTCACAGGTGAAGGAACGCTTAGAAGAGAAACAAGAACTGCAGCAAGTAGCAGTAGCGATGCGAGTGAAAGTAGCATAAAGAGAAAACGAAGTCATATTACACCCAGCCCACACGATACTGACAGCCCACGTTCAAAAAAACGTAGAAAATcagaaaatgattaa
- the LOC143346745 gene encoding heparanase isoform X1 — protein sequence MSYFVINDRGKNQYEVLGEIRTQSILRPIFSFIVAGVCMTFLILSAWNFNNTIYETNNIHVFYLNLKRSPLHIVSNKFLSFGLDTSLLRDIENLPIKNEKFINLAQHLAPAYVRIGGTSSDCLYFNKTMEIIHKKIISPIDGQDISNFTITDIDFENLYNFAIKSKLRMIFDLNVLIRSANNSWDTTNAKNIILFAKDKYMKLDWQLGNEPNSFHHVFSRTVNATQLANDYYQLRQLLNELGYNESILVGPEVNHVGDTHSTGEYYAKIFLKNDKDSVNYVTWHQYYLDGREARVVDFINISIFNYLSMQIKSMKDVINLSGKHISMWLSETSTAYGGGAPELSDRFVAGFLWLDKLGYSASAGLNVVTRQSFFGGHYAMVGPDLIPNPDWWVSVVYKHFVSEKVLKLTSANNFDHVRLYAHCTPKKALINRVSAITIYGVNIGKVSVSVTIQGILPVLHRNAKIFLYALTSDNLQSRVIKMNGKVLKLQPNENLPPFGPIILEPTQVIPLPPYSMVFIVIHGAEVPACKA from the exons ATGAGTTACTTTGTTATCAACGATCGAGGTAAAAATCAGTACGAGGTACTCGGCGAAATTCGTACTC AGTCAATATTACGCCCTATTTTTAGTTTCATTGTAGCAGGTGTTTGTATGACATTTTTAATACTGTCGGCATGGAACTTTAACAACACAATAtatgaaacaaataatattcatgtattttatttaaatttaaaacgcTCACCTTTACATATAGTATCAAACAAATTTTTGTCCTTTGGCCTCGATACATCTTTGCTTCGCGATATAGAGAACCTtccaattaaaaatgaaaaatttattaacttggcACAGCATCTTGCACCTGCTTATGTTCGAATAGGTGGTACATCATCGGATTGTCTATATTTCAATAAg ACAATGgaaataattcataaaaaaataatcagTCCCATTGATGGTCAAGATATAAGTAACTTTACCATAACTGACAtagattttgaaaatttatataacTTTGCGATAAAATCAAAATTGCGCATGATTTTTGATTTAAATGTATTAATTAGATCTGCAAATAATTCCTGGGACACTACTAAtgccaaaaatattattttattcgccAAAGATAAATATATGAAATTAGATTGGCAATTAGGAAATG AACCAAATTCTTTTCATCATGTATTTAGTAGAACAGTAAATGCTACGCAACTTGCAAATGATTATTATCAATTAAGACAATTATTAAATGAATTAGGATATAATGAAAGTATTCTTGTTGGTCCGGAAGTAAATCATGTAGGGGATACTCATAGTACAGGAGAATATtatgcaaaaatatttttaaaaaatgataaagACAGTGTGAATTACGTTACTTGGCATCAGTATTATCTTGATGGAAGGGAAGCTCGAGTAgttgattttataaatatttccatCTTTAATTATTTATCAATGCAAATTAAATCTATGAAAGATGTGATTAACTTATCAGGAAAACATATTTCTATGTGGTTAT CAGAAACAAGTACAGCTTATGGTGGAGGTGCTCCAGAATTGTCAGATAGATTTGTGGCTGGATTTTTATGGCTTGATAAATTAGGATATAGCGCTAGCGCAGGTTTAAATGTTGTTACTAGACAATCATTCTTTGGTGGACATTACGCTATGGTGGGACCTGATCTTATACCTAATCCAGATTGGTGGGTTAGCGTAGTTTATAAGCACTTTGTGTCGGAGAAGGTTCTAAAATTAACGTCTGCAAACAATTTTGACCATGTTCGACTTTATGCACATTGTACTCCTAAGAAAGCATTAATTAACAGAGTTTCAGCAATTACAATATATGGCGTGAATATAGGTAAAGTTTCTGTTTCTGTGACTATTCAAGGGATTCTTCCTGTGCTTCATAGAAATGCTAAAATCTTTTTATATGCACTTACTTCTGATAATCTTCAATCAAG AGTTATAAAGATGAATGGAAAAGTATTAAAATTGCAACCAAATGAAAATTTACCACCATTTGGGCCTATAATATTAGAACCCACGCAAGTAATTCCATTACCACCCTATTCTATGGTATTCATTGTAATACACGGCGCAGAGGTGCCAGCATGTAAAGCATAG
- the LOC143346745 gene encoding heparanase isoform X2 has product MTFLILSAWNFNNTIYETNNIHVFYLNLKRSPLHIVSNKFLSFGLDTSLLRDIENLPIKNEKFINLAQHLAPAYVRIGGTSSDCLYFNKTMEIIHKKIISPIDGQDISNFTITDIDFENLYNFAIKSKLRMIFDLNVLIRSANNSWDTTNAKNIILFAKDKYMKLDWQLGNEPNSFHHVFSRTVNATQLANDYYQLRQLLNELGYNESILVGPEVNHVGDTHSTGEYYAKIFLKNDKDSVNYVTWHQYYLDGREARVVDFINISIFNYLSMQIKSMKDVINLSGKHISMWLSETSTAYGGGAPELSDRFVAGFLWLDKLGYSASAGLNVVTRQSFFGGHYAMVGPDLIPNPDWWVSVVYKHFVSEKVLKLTSANNFDHVRLYAHCTPKKALINRVSAITIYGVNIGKVSVSVTIQGILPVLHRNAKIFLYALTSDNLQSRVIKMNGKVLKLQPNENLPPFGPIILEPTQVIPLPPYSMVFIVIHGAEVPACKA; this is encoded by the exons ATGACATTTTTAATACTGTCGGCATGGAACTTTAACAACACAATAtatgaaacaaataatattcatgtattttatttaaatttaaaacgcTCACCTTTACATATAGTATCAAACAAATTTTTGTCCTTTGGCCTCGATACATCTTTGCTTCGCGATATAGAGAACCTtccaattaaaaatgaaaaatttattaacttggcACAGCATCTTGCACCTGCTTATGTTCGAATAGGTGGTACATCATCGGATTGTCTATATTTCAATAAg ACAATGgaaataattcataaaaaaataatcagTCCCATTGATGGTCAAGATATAAGTAACTTTACCATAACTGACAtagattttgaaaatttatataacTTTGCGATAAAATCAAAATTGCGCATGATTTTTGATTTAAATGTATTAATTAGATCTGCAAATAATTCCTGGGACACTACTAAtgccaaaaatattattttattcgccAAAGATAAATATATGAAATTAGATTGGCAATTAGGAAATG AACCAAATTCTTTTCATCATGTATTTAGTAGAACAGTAAATGCTACGCAACTTGCAAATGATTATTATCAATTAAGACAATTATTAAATGAATTAGGATATAATGAAAGTATTCTTGTTGGTCCGGAAGTAAATCATGTAGGGGATACTCATAGTACAGGAGAATATtatgcaaaaatatttttaaaaaatgataaagACAGTGTGAATTACGTTACTTGGCATCAGTATTATCTTGATGGAAGGGAAGCTCGAGTAgttgattttataaatatttccatCTTTAATTATTTATCAATGCAAATTAAATCTATGAAAGATGTGATTAACTTATCAGGAAAACATATTTCTATGTGGTTAT CAGAAACAAGTACAGCTTATGGTGGAGGTGCTCCAGAATTGTCAGATAGATTTGTGGCTGGATTTTTATGGCTTGATAAATTAGGATATAGCGCTAGCGCAGGTTTAAATGTTGTTACTAGACAATCATTCTTTGGTGGACATTACGCTATGGTGGGACCTGATCTTATACCTAATCCAGATTGGTGGGTTAGCGTAGTTTATAAGCACTTTGTGTCGGAGAAGGTTCTAAAATTAACGTCTGCAAACAATTTTGACCATGTTCGACTTTATGCACATTGTACTCCTAAGAAAGCATTAATTAACAGAGTTTCAGCAATTACAATATATGGCGTGAATATAGGTAAAGTTTCTGTTTCTGTGACTATTCAAGGGATTCTTCCTGTGCTTCATAGAAATGCTAAAATCTTTTTATATGCACTTACTTCTGATAATCTTCAATCAAG AGTTATAAAGATGAATGGAAAAGTATTAAAATTGCAACCAAATGAAAATTTACCACCATTTGGGCCTATAATATTAGAACCCACGCAAGTAATTCCATTACCACCCTATTCTATGGTATTCATTGTAATACACGGCGCAGAGGTGCCAGCATGTAAAGCATAG